A single region of the Streptobacillus felis genome encodes:
- the kduD gene encoding 2-dehydro-3-deoxy-D-gluconate 5-dehydrogenase KduD, producing the protein MNKFLTEMFSLEGRTAIVTGGNTGLGLAYSKALMEAGADLVISTFDDNVNEVKEYADKLGKKVIFVKGDLTKKDVREQIVEESLKEFGKIDILVNNAGTIRRAPLLEYSEEDWNAVMDINLNALYFLSQRVAKVMAEQGHGKIVNIASMLSFQGGKFVPPYTASKHGVMGLTRAFANELADKNIQINAIAPGYIKTANTQPIRDDVKRNQEILNRIPAGRWGETEDLMGAVVFLSSKASDYINGHVLAVDGAWLAR; encoded by the coding sequence TTGAATAAATTTTTAACTGAAATGTTTTCATTAGAAGGTAGAACAGCTATAGTTACAGGAGGTAACACAGGTTTAGGACTTGCTTATTCAAAAGCTTTAATGGAAGCTGGTGCAGACTTAGTTATTTCTACATTTGATGATAATGTAAATGAAGTAAAGGAATATGCAGATAAATTAGGGAAAAAAGTAATATTTGTAAAAGGAGATTTAACTAAAAAAGATGTTAGAGAACAAATAGTTGAAGAAAGCCTTAAAGAATTTGGTAAGATTGACATACTTGTTAATAATGCAGGAACTATAAGAAGAGCTCCATTATTAGAATATAGTGAAGAAGATTGGAATGCAGTTATGGATATAAACTTAAATGCGCTATATTTCTTATCACAAAGAGTAGCTAAAGTTATGGCAGAACAAGGACACGGTAAAATAGTTAATATTGCCTCAATGTTATCTTTCCAAGGAGGAAAATTTGTTCCACCATATACTGCTAGTAAACATGGTGTTATGGGTCTTACTAGAGCATTTGCTAATGAACTTGCAGATAAAAATATTCAAATTAATGCAATAGCACCTGGATATATTAAAACTGCAAATACACAACCAATTAGAGATGATGTAAAAAGAAATCAAGAAATTTTAAATAGAATACCTGCTGGAAGATGGGGAGAAACTGAAGACTTAATGGGGGCTGTAGTATTCTTATCATCTAAAGCATCAGACTATATTAATGGACATGTACTAGCAGTAGACGGTGCATGGCTTGCAAGATAA